In one window of Azoarcus olearius DNA:
- a CDS encoding cell division protein ZipA C-terminal FtsZ-binding domain-containing protein, which produces MDSELQVALIGAGAALVVLIVAYNKWQERKHRRRAEQAFKSDHRDVLLEPDGADATDGARVEPSFDSDGGDNEPVIGTPAAAPRPVREAATRRSVPEKPAELDTRADCVILIEAIEPLDVPRLWAAQQQQLDGLSKPVRWFGFDDGGNVWRPLNVHSAGAYHWFCAAMQLVDRNGPIGETDFMRFSGGVQRIAEQFFAVPAGLPARVQALGGATELDRFCADVDVQIGINVVATQQPFLGTKLRGLAEAEGLTLADDGSFHMRDEAGNTVFTLSNLEPSLFTAENLRTVQTHGITLVIDVPRVANGAACFERMMQLATHLAGALQGVVVDDNRAPFGVDAAGMIRSQIAQFQDRMASHDIPAGGPLALRLFAA; this is translated from the coding sequence ATGGATAGCGAACTTCAAGTCGCATTGATCGGCGCCGGCGCCGCCCTCGTGGTACTCATCGTGGCCTATAACAAATGGCAGGAACGCAAGCACCGCCGCCGTGCGGAGCAGGCATTCAAGTCCGATCACCGCGACGTGCTGCTCGAACCGGACGGCGCTGACGCGACCGATGGCGCGCGGGTGGAGCCGAGCTTCGACAGTGATGGCGGGGACAACGAGCCCGTCATCGGAACGCCGGCGGCTGCGCCGCGCCCGGTGCGCGAAGCCGCAACCCGGCGCAGCGTGCCCGAAAAGCCCGCAGAACTCGACACCCGTGCCGATTGCGTGATCCTGATCGAAGCCATCGAGCCGCTCGATGTGCCGCGCCTGTGGGCGGCGCAGCAGCAACAGCTGGACGGCCTCAGCAAGCCGGTGCGCTGGTTCGGTTTCGACGACGGCGGCAATGTGTGGCGGCCGCTCAATGTCCACAGCGCCGGCGCCTACCACTGGTTCTGCGCCGCGATGCAGCTGGTCGATCGCAACGGCCCGATCGGCGAAACCGACTTCATGCGTTTCTCGGGCGGCGTGCAGCGCATCGCCGAGCAGTTCTTCGCGGTACCCGCCGGTCTCCCGGCGCGCGTGCAGGCGCTGGGCGGCGCCACCGAACTCGACCGTTTCTGCGCCGATGTCGACGTCCAGATCGGCATCAACGTGGTGGCCACGCAGCAACCCTTCCTCGGCACCAAGCTGCGCGGCCTCGCGGAGGCGGAAGGCCTGACTCTGGCCGACGACGGCAGCTTCCACATGCGCGACGAGGCGGGTAACACCGTGTTCACCCTGTCCAACCTCGAACCCTCGCTGTTCACCGCCGAAAACCTGCGCACCGTGCAAACCCACGGCATCACGCTGGTGATCGATGTGCCGCGGGTGGCCAACGGCGCCGCCTGCTTCGAGCGCATGATGCAGCTTGCGACCCACCTGGCCGGTGCGCTGCAGGGCGTCGTCGTGGATGACAACCGCGCGCCTTTCGGCGTCGACGCGGCGGGAATGATCCGCAGCCAGATCGCGCAGTTCCAGGACCGCATGGCCAGCCACGACATCCCCGCCGGCGGCCCGCTCGCCCTCCGCCTTTTCGCTGCCTGA
- the ligA gene encoding NAD-dependent DNA ligase LigA, with amino-acid sequence MPLFADAAARAATLRAEIARHNHAYYVLDTPTIPDAEYDRLFRELQDIEAAHPELLTPDSPTQRVGGAPLPELVPVRHAVPMLSIRTETDTTAQGVHNFDTRVRNALGLGDGDPAVEYLGELKFDGLAISLRYEHGVLVRAATRGDGETGEDVTHNVRTIQQIPLRLHGATPAVIEVRGEIYMRRDDFEALNNRQREAGDKVFVNPRNAAAGAVRQLDPRIAARRPLSFFAYGLGEHAGFDLPATQAELLTRLAAFGVPVCEHREVSSGPEGLIAFHDRIAALRNELPYDIDGVVYKVNRVDLQRELGFVTREPRWAVAHKYPAQEEITRLAGIDVQVGRTGALTPVARLEPVFVGGVTVTNATLHNQDEIDRKDVRVGDWVIVRRAGDVIPEVVGPVLERREGEPPRFNLLASYPTCPVCGSHVVRGEDEAVARCSGGLFCPAQRKQALLHFAGRRAMDIEGLGDKLVEQLVDASIVKTPADLYKLGILALANLERMGEKSAQNLLAAIEKSRNTTLARFIFALGIRNVGEATAKDLARHFGSLDALLAADEGALQQVPDVGPVVAKCIAEFFAEAHNVEVVEQLRAAGLRWEEGAPAAPASGSVAGLTFVITGTLPTLSRDEAKALIEAHGGKVSGSVSKKTDYLVAGAEAGSKLAKAQDLGVDIVDEDGLRRLLESGEQSPINNKDGVPE; translated from the coding sequence ATGCCGCTGTTTGCCGATGCTGCCGCGCGGGCGGCGACCCTGCGGGCGGAAATCGCCCGCCATAACCACGCCTACTACGTCCTCGACACGCCGACGATTCCGGACGCCGAGTACGACCGCCTGTTTCGCGAACTGCAGGATATCGAGGCGGCGCACCCCGAGTTGCTCACGCCCGATTCGCCCACCCAGCGGGTCGGCGGCGCGCCGCTTCCTGAACTGGTGCCGGTGCGCCATGCGGTGCCGATGTTGTCCATCCGCACGGAGACCGACACCACGGCGCAAGGCGTCCACAACTTCGACACCCGGGTGCGAAACGCGCTCGGCCTGGGCGACGGCGACCCCGCAGTGGAATACCTGGGCGAACTCAAGTTCGACGGTCTCGCCATCAGCCTGCGTTACGAACACGGCGTGCTGGTTCGGGCAGCCACGCGCGGCGATGGCGAAACCGGCGAGGACGTCACCCACAACGTGCGCACGATCCAGCAGATTCCGCTACGCCTGCACGGGGCGACCCCTGCGGTCATCGAGGTCCGCGGCGAGATCTACATGCGGCGCGACGACTTCGAAGCACTCAACAACCGCCAGCGCGAAGCGGGCGACAAGGTCTTCGTCAACCCGCGCAACGCCGCGGCCGGCGCCGTACGCCAGCTTGATCCGCGCATCGCCGCGCGCCGTCCCTTGTCCTTCTTCGCCTACGGGCTCGGGGAGCATGCCGGGTTCGATCTGCCCGCTACGCAGGCGGAACTATTGACCCGCCTCGCCGCGTTCGGCGTGCCGGTATGCGAGCACCGGGAGGTCTCCTCGGGCCCGGAGGGCCTGATTGCCTTCCACGACCGCATCGCCGCATTGCGCAACGAACTGCCCTACGACATCGACGGCGTGGTCTACAAGGTGAACCGCGTCGACCTGCAGCGCGAACTCGGTTTCGTCACCCGCGAGCCGCGCTGGGCGGTGGCGCACAAGTACCCGGCGCAGGAAGAGATCACGCGCCTCGCCGGCATCGACGTGCAGGTTGGCCGCACCGGCGCACTCACGCCTGTGGCAAGGCTGGAGCCGGTCTTCGTCGGCGGCGTCACGGTTACCAACGCAACCCTGCACAACCAGGACGAGATCGACCGCAAGGACGTGCGCGTCGGCGACTGGGTGATCGTGCGCCGCGCGGGCGACGTGATTCCCGAAGTTGTCGGCCCGGTGCTGGAGCGCCGCGAAGGCGAACCGCCGCGCTTCAACCTGCTGGCGAGCTATCCGACCTGTCCGGTGTGCGGCTCGCACGTGGTGCGCGGCGAGGACGAGGCGGTGGCGCGCTGCAGCGGCGGCCTGTTCTGCCCGGCGCAGCGCAAGCAGGCGCTGTTGCATTTCGCGGGCCGCCGCGCGATGGACATCGAAGGACTCGGCGACAAACTGGTCGAGCAACTCGTCGATGCCAGCATCGTGAAGACGCCGGCCGACCTCTACAAGCTCGGCATCCTCGCGCTCGCCAATCTGGAGCGCATGGGTGAGAAGTCCGCGCAGAACCTGTTGGCGGCCATCGAGAAGAGCCGCAATACCACGCTCGCCCGCTTCATCTTCGCGCTCGGCATCCGCAACGTCGGCGAAGCCACCGCGAAGGATCTCGCCCGCCATTTCGGCAGCCTCGATGCATTGCTGGCGGCGGACGAGGGCGCGCTGCAACAAGTGCCGGACGTCGGCCCGGTGGTCGCAAAGTGCATTGCGGAGTTTTTCGCCGAGGCCCACAACGTCGAGGTGGTCGAGCAACTGCGCGCAGCCGGCCTGCGTTGGGAGGAGGGCGCGCCCGCGGCGCCGGCCAGCGGCAGCGTCGCAGGCCTGACCTTCGTAATCACCGGCACGCTGCCGACACTGTCGCGCGACGAGGCGAAGGCGCTGATCGAGGCCCACGGCGGCAAGGTCAGCGGTTCGGTTTCCAAGAAGACGGATTACCTGGTGGCGGGGGCCGAAGCCGGTTCCAAGCTCGCCAAGGCGCAGGATCTCGGGGTGGACATCGTCGATGAGGACGGTCTGCGCCGATTGCTGGAATCGGGCGAACAGTCGCCCATCAACAACAAGGACGGAGTCCCAGAATGA
- a CDS encoding PilT/PilU family type 4a pilus ATPase, which yields MIFDKLFQLMAEKQASDMFISAGAPIHIKIQGHSLPINQQLMDPAMIQRMVQELLTPEQVSRVEKEKELNLSFGRRDLGNFRVNVFWQRNSMALVVRFIQSDIPTIDTLGLPPVLSEVVMEKRGLVLVVGATGSGKSTTLASMIDHRIRNKSGHVLTVEDPIEYLFQHRKSVVNQREVGIDTLSWHEALRNAMRQAPDCILIGEIRDRETMQAALAYSQTGHLCLATLHANNAYHALNRIINFFPLENRSLLYLDLAVALRCIISQRLVRKPDGKRIPTVEILMNTRHVAELVERGELNEIKEAMEQSLAPGSQTFEQDLFRLYHEKVITLDEALANSDSPTNLSWLINNAQFGNLPDPAQAQANAARTVTDFERTQPDGASFREFTLHLDEPSQ from the coding sequence ATGATTTTCGACAAGCTGTTCCAGCTGATGGCCGAGAAGCAGGCCTCGGACATGTTCATCTCGGCCGGGGCGCCGATTCACATCAAGATCCAGGGCCATTCGCTGCCGATCAACCAGCAGCTCATGGACCCCGCCATGATCCAGCGCATGGTGCAGGAGCTGCTCACGCCCGAGCAGGTGTCACGGGTCGAGAAGGAAAAGGAGCTGAACCTCTCGTTCGGCCGCCGCGACCTCGGCAACTTCCGCGTCAACGTGTTCTGGCAGCGCAACTCGATGGCGCTGGTGGTGCGCTTCATCCAGAGCGACATTCCGACCATCGACACGCTCGGCCTGCCGCCGGTGCTGTCCGAGGTGGTAATGGAAAAGCGCGGGCTGGTGCTCGTGGTGGGGGCAACCGGCTCCGGCAAGTCCACCACGCTGGCGTCGATGATCGACCACCGCATCCGCAACAAATCCGGCCACGTGCTGACGGTCGAGGACCCGATCGAATACCTGTTCCAGCACCGCAAGTCGGTGGTGAACCAGCGCGAGGTCGGGATCGATACGCTGAGCTGGCATGAAGCGTTGCGCAACGCGATGCGGCAGGCGCCGGACTGTATCCTGATCGGCGAAATCCGTGACCGCGAGACGATGCAGGCTGCGCTCGCCTATTCCCAGACCGGCCACCTGTGCCTGGCCACGCTGCACGCCAACAACGCGTACCACGCGCTCAACCGCATCATCAACTTCTTCCCGCTGGAAAACCGCTCGCTGCTGTACCTCGACCTGGCGGTGGCCTTGCGCTGCATCATCTCCCAGCGCCTGGTGCGCAAGCCCGACGGCAAGCGCATTCCCACCGTGGAAATCCTGATGAACACCCGCCACGTCGCGGAACTGGTGGAGCGAGGCGAGCTGAACGAGATCAAGGAAGCGATGGAGCAAAGCCTCGCCCCGGGCTCGCAGACCTTCGAGCAGGACCTGTTCCGCCTGTACCACGAAAAGGTGATCACGCTCGACGAGGCATTGGCCAACTCCGATTCGCCGACGAACCTGTCCTGGCTGATCAATAACGCCCAGTTCGGCAACCTGCCCGACCCGGCCCAGGCCCAGGCCAATGCCGCCCGTACGGTGACCGATTTCGAACGCACCCAACCGGACGGCGCCTCGTTCCGCGAGTTCACGCTGCATCTAGACGAACCTTCGCAGTAA
- the dapC gene encoding succinyldiaminopimelate transaminase — protein MNPDLDRLQTYPFEKLRELFRGVTPPAALAPIRLSIGEPQHPTPAFIKEALVSNLDGLSVYPNTPGSDALRGSIASWLQRRYGLPAVNAATQVIPVNGTREALFAFAQCVVDRSRAGAKVLCPNPFYQIYEGAALLAGADPIFLNNLPENRFGSDFDSVPEQVWRDVQLVYVCSPGNPTGRVLGFDEWKRLFELSDRYGFVIAADECYSEIYFDDEARPIGGLEAAHRLGRSDFRNVVMFSSLSKRSNVPGLRSGFVAGDAAILNKFLLYRTYQGCQMNPAVQAASVAAWNDEAHVAENRRLYREKFDRVTPMLAPYLSVELPDAGFYLWARVPPSLCGGSDTVFARDLLDQYNVTVLPGSFLARESGGVNPGAGFVRIALVADTAECVEAAERIIAFCQKH, from the coding sequence GTGAATCCCGACCTCGACCGTCTGCAGACCTACCCCTTCGAGAAGCTGCGCGAGCTTTTCCGCGGCGTGACGCCGCCCGCGGCGCTGGCCCCGATACGCCTTTCGATCGGCGAGCCGCAGCACCCGACGCCCGCCTTCATCAAGGAAGCGCTGGTGTCCAATCTGGACGGCCTGTCGGTGTATCCGAACACGCCGGGGAGCGACGCGTTGCGGGGCTCCATCGCGAGCTGGCTGCAGCGCCGCTACGGCCTGCCGGCGGTCAACGCCGCCACCCAGGTGATCCCGGTCAACGGCACCCGCGAGGCGCTGTTCGCGTTTGCACAGTGCGTGGTCGATCGCAGCCGCGCGGGCGCCAAGGTGCTGTGTCCCAACCCGTTCTACCAGATCTACGAAGGCGCCGCGCTGCTCGCCGGTGCCGATCCGATCTTCCTCAACAACCTGCCCGAAAACCGCTTTGGCTCGGACTTCGACAGCGTGCCGGAGCAGGTCTGGCGCGACGTGCAGCTGGTCTATGTCTGCTCTCCGGGCAACCCCACCGGGCGCGTGCTGGGGTTCGACGAGTGGAAGCGGCTGTTCGAACTGTCGGACCGCTACGGCTTCGTCATCGCGGCGGACGAGTGTTATTCCGAGATCTATTTCGACGACGAGGCGCGCCCGATCGGCGGGCTCGAGGCCGCCCACCGTCTCGGCAGGAGCGACTTCCGCAATGTCGTGATGTTCTCCAGCCTGTCCAAGCGTTCGAACGTGCCCGGCCTGCGCTCGGGTTTCGTCGCCGGCGACGCGGCGATCCTGAACAAGTTCCTGCTGTATCGAACCTACCAGGGCTGCCAGATGAATCCCGCGGTCCAAGCGGCGTCGGTGGCCGCCTGGAACGACGAAGCGCACGTGGCCGAGAACCGGCGCCTGTACCGCGAGAAGTTCGACCGTGTGACGCCCATGCTCGCGCCCTATCTGTCCGTCGAGCTGCCCGACGCCGGTTTCTACCTGTGGGCGCGCGTACCGCCCTCGCTGTGCGGCGGGTCCGATACCGTCTTCGCCCGCGATCTGCTCGACCAATATAATGTGACCGTTCTGCCCGGCAGCTTCCTCGCCCGCGAAAGCGGTGGCGTCAATCCGGGCGCGGGCTTTGTCCGCATCGCGCTGGTGGCCGATACCGCCGAGTGTGTCGAAGCCGCCGAACGCATCATCGCCTTCTGTCAAAAACACTGA
- the dapD gene encoding 2,3,4,5-tetrahydropyridine-2,6-dicarboxylate N-succinyltransferase, with the protein MQDLQKIIDDAFENRASLSPAAAPAAVRDAVAEVIAGLDAGTLRVAEKKDGQWVVNQWIKKAVLISFRLRDNEVIPAGGLNFFDKVPTKFGDYTPEQFQQGGFRVVPPAVARKGSYIAKNVVLMPSYVNIGAYVDEGTMVDTWATVGSCAQIGKNVHLSGGVGIGGVLEPVQAGPVIIEDNVFVGARSEVVEGVIIEENAVLSMGVYIGQSTKIYDRETGSITYGRVPAGAVVVPGSLPSADGKYSLYCAVIVKKVDAQTRAKTGINELLRGA; encoded by the coding sequence ATGCAAGACCTGCAAAAGATCATCGACGACGCCTTCGAGAACCGCGCCTCCCTGTCCCCCGCTGCGGCGCCCGCCGCCGTGCGCGATGCGGTGGCCGAAGTGATTGCCGGGCTGGATGCCGGCACGTTGCGCGTCGCCGAGAAGAAGGACGGCCAGTGGGTGGTCAACCAGTGGATCAAGAAGGCCGTGCTGATCTCCTTCCGCCTGCGCGACAACGAAGTGATTCCGGCCGGTGGCCTGAATTTCTTCGACAAGGTGCCGACCAAGTTCGGCGACTACACGCCGGAGCAGTTCCAGCAGGGCGGCTTCCGCGTGGTGCCGCCGGCGGTCGCGCGCAAGGGCAGTTACATCGCGAAGAACGTGGTACTGATGCCCTCCTATGTGAACATCGGCGCCTACGTGGATGAAGGCACCATGGTCGACACTTGGGCCACCGTCGGTTCCTGCGCCCAGATCGGCAAGAACGTGCACCTGTCGGGCGGCGTCGGCATCGGCGGCGTGCTCGAGCCGGTGCAAGCCGGCCCGGTCATCATCGAGGACAACGTCTTCGTCGGCGCGCGCTCCGAGGTGGTCGAAGGCGTGATCATCGAAGAGAACGCGGTGCTGTCGATGGGCGTGTATATCGGCCAGAGCACCAAGATCTACGACCGTGAAACCGGCTCCATCACCTACGGCCGCGTGCCCGCCGGCGCCGTCGTGGTGCCCGGCAGCCTGCCCTCGGCCGACGGCAAGTACAGCCTGTACTGCGCAGTCATCGTGAAGAAGGTCGACGCCCAGACCCGCGCCAAGACCGGCATCAACGAGCTGCTGCGCGGCGCCTGA
- the smc gene encoding chromosome segregation protein SMC encodes MRLAKLKLAGFKTFVDPTTVLMPGNLVGVVGPNGCGKSNIIDAVRWVLGETRASALRGESMQDVIFNGSTTRKPVSRASVELVFDNNEGKAAGQWSRYAEISVKRVLDRSGESTYFINNVHVRRKDVIDLFLGTGLGPRAYAIIEQGMISRIIEARPEEIRGFLEEAAGVTKYRERRKETEGRLTDARDNLARLDDIRMELGERIGHLEAQAEVAERYQRLSTAHVEKQQLLWLLKRNEAKAERDRVAEELNRNTLRIEADSARLQELEAAVESARESHFAASEAVHLAQSDLFAVSAEVTRLETELQHLGEARKRLEARLAQLDTDQLHWSDRRESLTEERERWLGLADNAAMRAEQAEARHAEISDRLPDADAARQSAETTVNSARRELAQTEQQLRVEEANRASAQRALDALQQRRARLEGERGNIQGPDERDLEEREARMEMLQEALEERQHDLSALQSRLPDAQGALKSALDHERAVQRRLTELRARREALVQLQAKVQSQGKLGDWLRRHGLAELPPLWRVLRVAEGWESAVEAVLRERLAALMTAPADADNAALSLLDEAPPESLALALDAGAACPADLVAPAGTVPLADRITLTDTSLQPLVRDWLAGHFAVDNLADWLPRRAELPAGTVLVSRLGQTLSRHALTHFVPDSRTHGVMERQREIDTLASEQQALEEEAHLAHDALLAAEASATELQERTNTLRRDIQAAQAQVHAEQVELLKLQQARSRADERHAQLAHDLGDLVHLEATEREHLARADLESARAAGLAELQRHRLDAATEVLREREQSLRELRTLEQAAARELQEVKFSERECAGKLDDIARNLQLAADQLDRIVAEQASRRQELDATDDARSHDALQEALGLRSSREAALAARRDALEHAAALLRQTEEMRLRTEQEAAPARARVAELRLAVQAAELAAAQHEERLREAQADEAALAPLLTPDLKETSLQREVGRLAREIAELGAVNLAALDELRSASERKSYLDAQTEDLLQAIGTLEDAIRRIDRETREQLQETYNTVNQQFATLFPQLFGGGRAELVLTGDEILDAGIQIVAQPPGKKNTSIQLLSGGEKALTAIALVFAMFQLNPAPFCMLDEVDAPLDDTNTERYGQMVKRMSSQTQFIFISHSKITMEIAQQLVGVTMQEQGVSRVVEVDMEEALRLAEAAAA; translated from the coding sequence GTGCGTCTCGCCAAGTTAAAACTCGCCGGATTCAAGACTTTCGTCGACCCCACCACGGTGCTGATGCCCGGCAACCTGGTCGGCGTCGTCGGCCCCAATGGCTGCGGCAAGTCCAACATCATCGACGCCGTGCGCTGGGTGCTGGGCGAAACCCGCGCCTCCGCGCTGCGCGGCGAATCGATGCAGGACGTCATCTTCAACGGCTCCACCACGCGCAAGCCGGTGTCGCGCGCCAGTGTCGAACTGGTGTTCGACAACAACGAGGGCAAGGCGGCCGGGCAGTGGTCGCGCTACGCGGAGATCTCGGTCAAGCGCGTGCTCGACCGCAGCGGCGAATCCACCTATTTCATCAACAACGTCCATGTGCGCCGCAAGGACGTGATCGACCTGTTCCTCGGCACCGGCCTCGGCCCGCGCGCCTACGCGATCATCGAGCAGGGCATGATCTCGCGCATCATCGAGGCCCGTCCGGAGGAAATCCGCGGCTTTCTCGAAGAGGCCGCCGGCGTCACCAAGTACCGCGAACGCCGCAAGGAAACCGAGGGCCGGCTGACCGATGCGCGCGACAATCTCGCGCGTCTCGACGACATCCGGATGGAACTCGGCGAGCGCATCGGCCATCTCGAAGCGCAGGCGGAGGTGGCCGAACGCTACCAGCGGCTGAGCACGGCGCACGTCGAGAAGCAGCAGTTGCTGTGGTTGCTGAAACGTAACGAGGCGAAGGCGGAACGCGACCGCGTCGCCGAGGAGCTGAACCGCAACACGCTGCGGATCGAAGCGGACAGCGCCCGTCTGCAGGAGCTGGAAGCGGCCGTGGAGAGCGCGCGCGAAAGCCACTTCGCCGCCTCCGAAGCGGTTCATCTCGCCCAGAGCGACCTCTTTGCCGTCAGCGCGGAGGTCACCCGGCTCGAAACCGAACTGCAGCACCTGGGTGAAGCCCGCAAGCGCCTCGAAGCGCGGCTGGCGCAGCTCGACACCGATCAGCTGCACTGGAGTGACCGGCGCGAATCGCTGACCGAGGAGCGCGAGCGCTGGCTCGGTCTCGCGGACAACGCGGCCATGCGTGCGGAGCAGGCCGAAGCCCGCCACGCCGAGATCTCCGACCGCCTGCCTGACGCCGACGCGGCGCGCCAGAGCGCCGAAACCACCGTCAATTCGGCACGACGCGAACTCGCGCAGACCGAGCAACAATTGCGCGTCGAAGAAGCCAATCGTGCCAGCGCCCAGCGCGCACTCGACGCTCTGCAGCAGCGCCGTGCCCGGCTGGAAGGCGAGCGGGGCAACATCCAGGGCCCCGACGAGCGCGACCTCGAGGAGCGCGAGGCGCGGATGGAAATGCTGCAGGAGGCGCTGGAAGAGCGCCAGCATGACCTCTCGGCATTGCAGTCGCGCTTGCCGGATGCCCAGGGGGCGCTGAAGAGTGCGCTCGATCACGAACGCGCAGTGCAGCGCCGCCTGACCGAGCTGCGCGCCCGCCGTGAAGCACTGGTCCAGCTCCAGGCCAAGGTGCAGTCGCAGGGCAAGCTTGGCGACTGGCTGCGGCGCCACGGCCTTGCCGAACTGCCCCCGCTGTGGCGGGTGTTGCGCGTGGCGGAAGGATGGGAATCGGCGGTGGAGGCGGTGCTGCGCGAACGCCTCGCGGCGCTGATGACCGCGCCGGCGGACGCTGACAATGCGGCGCTCAGCCTGCTCGACGAGGCGCCGCCCGAATCGCTGGCGCTTGCACTCGATGCCGGCGCGGCCTGTCCGGCCGACTTGGTGGCACCTGCCGGCACAGTGCCGCTGGCAGACAGGATCACGCTGACGGACACCAGCCTGCAGCCCTTGGTGCGCGACTGGCTGGCCGGCCACTTTGCCGTCGACAACCTCGCCGACTGGCTACCCCGCCGCGCCGAACTGCCCGCCGGCACCGTGCTGGTCAGCCGCCTGGGCCAGACCCTGAGCCGCCATGCGCTGACCCACTTCGTGCCCGACAGCCGCACCCACGGCGTGATGGAACGTCAGCGCGAAATCGATACGCTTGCCAGCGAACAGCAGGCGCTGGAAGAAGAGGCGCACCTCGCCCATGATGCCTTGCTGGCCGCCGAAGCCAGCGCGACCGAGTTGCAGGAGCGCACCAACACCCTGCGCCGCGACATCCAGGCGGCGCAGGCTCAGGTGCATGCCGAGCAGGTCGAGCTGCTGAAGCTGCAGCAGGCGCGCAGCCGCGCCGACGAGCGCCACGCCCAGCTCGCGCATGACCTCGGCGACCTTGTACACCTCGAAGCCACCGAGCGCGAACATCTGGCCCGCGCCGATCTCGAATCCGCCCGCGCAGCCGGACTCGCCGAGCTTCAACGCCATCGCCTCGACGCCGCGACCGAAGTGCTGCGTGAGCGCGAGCAAAGCCTGCGCGAACTGCGCACGCTGGAGCAGGCGGCCGCGCGCGAGCTGCAGGAAGTGAAGTTCTCCGAACGGGAATGCGCCGGCAAGCTCGATGACATCGCGCGCAACCTCCAGCTCGCCGCCGACCAGCTCGACCGCATCGTGGCCGAGCAGGCGAGCCGCCGCCAGGAACTCGACGCCACCGACGACGCCCGCAGCCACGACGCACTGCAGGAAGCGCTCGGCCTGCGCAGCAGCCGCGAAGCGGCGCTCGCCGCGCGCCGCGACGCGCTGGAGCACGCCGCCGCCCTGCTGCGCCAGACGGAAGAAATGCGGCTGCGCACCGAGCAGGAGGCCGCGCCCGCCCGTGCCCGCGTGGCAGAGCTGCGGCTCGCTGTTCAAGCTGCGGAGCTGGCCGCGGCCCAGCACGAGGAACGCCTGCGCGAAGCCCAGGCCGACGAGGCCGCGCTCGCGCCGCTGCTCACGCCCGACCTCAAGGAAACCAGCCTGCAGCGCGAAGTCGGGCGGCTGGCGCGTGAAATCGCCGAACTGGGGGCAGTGAACCTCGCCGCGCTCGACGAGCTGCGCAGCGCAAGCGAACGAAAGTCGTATCTCGACGCGCAGACCGAGGACCTGCTGCAGGCGATCGGCACGCTGGAAGACGCGATCCGCCGCATCGACCGCGAAACGCGCGAGCAACTGCAGGAAACCTACAATACCGTCAATCAGCAGTTCGCCACCTTGTTCCCGCAGCTCTTCGGCGGGGGCCGTGCCGAACTGGTGCTGACCGGCGACGAAATCCTCGATGCCGGCATCCAGATCGTGGCCCAGCCGCCGGGCAAGAAGAACACCTCGATCCAGCTGCTGTCCGGTGGCGAGAAGGCGCTCACGGCGATCGCGCTGGTGTTCGCGATGTTCCAGCTCAATCCGGCGCCGTTCTGCATGCTTGACGAGGTAGACGCCCCGCTGGACGATACCAATACCGAGCGGTATGGCCAGATGGTCAAACGCATGTCATCTCAGACACAATTCATCTTCATCAGCCACAGCAAGATCACGATGGAAATCGCCCAGCAACTCGTCGGTGTGACGATGCAGGAGCAGGGCGTGTCGCGCGTGGTGGAAGTCGATATGGAGGAAGCGCTGCGCCTGGCCGAAGCGGCCGCAGCGTGA